From Xiphophorus maculatus strain JP 163 A chromosome 12, X_maculatus-5.0-male, whole genome shotgun sequence, the proteins below share one genomic window:
- the LOC102220560 gene encoding glutathione hydrolase 5 proenzyme-like, whose protein sequence is MANPNVKVCSFCALLVLVMILFIVIIGVTRSHNCLNPSNLPNCPNGTFNKAAVAADNGNCSKIGRDILKQGGSAVDAAIAALLCTGIMNPQSAGVGGGAIFTVMDRSGKVKVINSRETAPSKVDPDLLKSCKNESIPRTGSKWIGVPGEIRGYELAHKLYGKLPWAALFQPTIKLAREGFPIPPVQGSGITDNRMKNTSLWKLYSDKTGTLLKTGDKIKFEKLADTLELIANEGADAFYTGRVAEDLVRDVQQEGGNLTLEDLASYKATVTEAWVAPVGEYQMYIPPPPSGGPLLSLVLNIMKGYQMNSAPRSVDEKILFYHRYVEALKFANGQKKQYLQLAKNMTSSGFADELRLRIRDDRTNSPVYYNFNKYPDSMGTTHVSVLAEDGSAVAVTSSINYKFGSKVYSSSTGVLLNNQLLDFCETANSVSPGEQPPSSMTPVVLKSKSKTLVIGAGGGRWITTGLASVLINHLWFGKSLKEAIDTPVVYVDSQNTVKLEPSLHKSVIEALEALGHNQTSEEFYNVVNAVEKKDDYICAVSDDRKRGEAAGY, encoded by the exons ATGGCAAACCCTAATGTGAAGGTGTGCAGTTTTTGCGCGCTGCTGGTGCTGGTTATGATCTTGTTCATTGTGATTATTGGTGTCACCAGGAGCCACAATTGCCTCAATCCAAGCAATCTCCCGAATTGCCCAAATGGGACGTTCAACAAAGCTGCCGTGGCTGCGGACAATGGGAACTGCTCAAAGATTGGGAG GGACATCCTTAAACAAGGCGGCTCGGCGGTAGACGCCGCCATCGCCGCGCTTCTGTGCACCGGCATCATGAACCCTCAGAGCGCGGGGGTGGGAGGGGGGGCCATTTTCACCGTGATGGACAGATCTG GTAAGGTGAAGGTCATCAACTCCAGGGAGACCGCGCCGTCGAAGGTGGACCCTGATCTGCTGAAGTCCTGCAAAAATGAATCGATCCCACGTACAG GAAGCAAATGGATTGGTGTGCCAGGGGAAATTCGAGGCTACGAATTGGCGCACAAACTTTATGGAAAACTGCCGTGGGCCGCGCTCTTCCAGCCGACCATCAAGCTGGCCAGAGAGGGATTCCCTATTCCTCCGGTCCAAGGCTCCGGCATCACAGACAACAGGATGAAAAACACGTCTCTGTG GAAACTATATTCAGACAAAACTGGGACCCTGCTGAAGACCGGAGACAAGATCAAGTTTGAGAAACTGGCCGACACTTTGGAGCTGATTGCAAACGAAGGAGCGGACGCCTTCTACACCGGAAGGGTAGCGGAGGATTTAGTCCGTGACGTGCAGCAGGAAG GAGGAAACCTGACGCTGGAGGATTTGGCATCATATAAGGCCACAGTGACCGAGGCGTGGGTTGCCCCAGTGGGAGAGTACCAGATGTACATACCCCCGCCCCCGTCAGGAGGACCGCTCCTCAGCCTCGTCCTCAACATCATGAAAG GGTATCAGATGAATTCAGCCCCTCGGTCTGTTGACGAAAAGATCCTGTTTTATCACCGCTATGTGGAAGCTCTTAAATTTGCTAATGGACAAAAGAAGCAA TATTTACAGCTGGCAAAGAACATGACAAGTAGCGGCTTTGCAGACGAGTTACGGCTCCGGATCAGAGATGACCGTACCAACAGTCCTGTGTACtacaactttaacaaatatcCAGACAGTATGGGTACCACACACGTGTCTGTGCTGGCTGAAGATGGATCAGCCGTCGCCGTCACCAGCAGCATCAACTACAA ATTTGGCTCCAAGGTCTACTCTTCAAGCACTGGAGTCCTGCTCAACAACCAGCTGTTGGATTTTTGTGAAACAGCCAATAGCGTCTCTCCTG GGGAGCAGCCCCCCTCCTCCATGACTCCCGTTGTGCTGAAGTCTAAATCAAAGACGCTGGTGATTGGAGCGGGTGGAGGGAGGTGGATCACGACGGGGCTGGCCTCA GTTCTCATCAACCACCTTTGGTTTGGGAAGAGCCTCAAGGAGGCGATTGATACTCCGGTTGTCTATGTTGACTCTCAAAACACAGTGAAGTTGGAACCCAGCTTACACAAA AGCGTAATTGAAGCTCTTGAAGCGTTGGGGCACAACCAGACGTCTGAGGAATTCTACAATGTGGTTAACGCTGTGGAGAAAAAGGACGACTACATCTGTGCTGTGTCTGACGACAGGAAACGGGGAGAAGCGGCTGGTTATTGA